A single genomic interval of Sphingopyxis sp. CCNWLW2 harbors:
- a CDS encoding nuclear transport factor 2 family protein, producing the protein MSDPAAAGGEDKVRRVLEAYAAAWKSGDLAAIAALYHDNFTLHYGGANALSGVHAGKVAALTILADFSRRTGRRLLEIVDVMAGPRRGAIVARERLGPGDAAVEVERLLVYTVADGLLRECWVYDADQALIDRLIGPA; encoded by the coding sequence GTGAGCGACCCCGCGGCAGCAGGCGGAGAGGACAAGGTTCGCCGCGTCCTCGAAGCCTATGCCGCCGCGTGGAAATCGGGCGATCTGGCGGCGATTGCCGCGCTGTATCACGACAATTTCACCCTGCATTATGGCGGCGCGAACGCGCTGTCGGGTGTCCATGCCGGAAAAGTCGCCGCGCTGACGATACTCGCCGATTTCTCACGGCGCACCGGCCGGCGGCTTCTCGAGATCGTCGATGTCATGGCGGGGCCGCGCCGCGGCGCGATTGTCGCGCGCGAACGGCTGGGCCCAGGCGATGCGGCGGTCGAGGTCGAACGCCTCCTCGTCTATACCGTCGCCGACGGCCTGCTGCGCGAATGCTGGGTTTACGACGCCGATCAGGCGCTGATCGACCGGCTGATCGGCCCGGCCTGA
- the ruvC gene encoding crossover junction endodeoxyribonuclease RuvC yields the protein MIILGLDPSLSCTGWGVIRVEGSRISHIANGQVKTDAKAPLPDRLAHLDTALAAVIADHAPACAAVEEVFVNDNPQSTLKLAHARGVVLLGCARGGLAVTEYAPRLVKKAIVGTGGAAKEQVQAMLRILLPGAKVAGADAADALAVAICHANHRPRP from the coding sequence ATGATCATCCTCGGTCTCGATCCCTCGCTCAGCTGCACCGGCTGGGGCGTCATCCGCGTCGAGGGCAGCCGAATCAGCCATATCGCCAACGGGCAGGTGAAGACCGACGCCAAGGCGCCGCTGCCTGACCGGCTCGCGCATCTCGATACCGCGCTCGCCGCGGTGATCGCCGATCATGCGCCGGCGTGCGCGGCGGTCGAAGAAGTGTTCGTCAACGACAATCCGCAATCGACGCTGAAGCTCGCGCACGCGCGCGGCGTCGTGCTGCTCGGCTGTGCGCGCGGCGGGCTGGCGGTCACCGAATATGCCCCCCGCCTCGTCAAGAAAGCGATCGTCGGCACCGGCGGCGCGGCGAAGGAACAGGTGCAGGCGATGCTGCGCATCCTGCTCCCCGGCGCGAAGGTCGCGGGCGCCGATGCCGCCGATGCACTGGCGGTCGCGATCTGTCATGCGAACCATCGCCCACGACCCTAG
- the ruvA gene encoding Holliday junction branch migration protein RuvA, producing MIAKLTGRLDSSGAGHAVIDVGGVGYLVEASARTLDTLGPVGGDVTIHTEMLVGEDFLRLLGFAKAEERDWFRLLTSVQGVGAKVALAILSALEIGDLQRALASGDSAMIARANGVGPKLAQRITHELKDKAGALGGIAGSNPSRSATTGPLGDAVTALTGLGFKPGEASSAVAAANEELGAGASLDALVRVALKKAAK from the coding sequence ATGATCGCGAAACTGACAGGGCGGCTGGATTCGAGCGGCGCAGGCCATGCGGTGATCGACGTCGGCGGCGTCGGTTATCTGGTCGAGGCGTCGGCGCGTACGCTCGACACACTCGGCCCGGTCGGCGGCGACGTCACCATCCACACCGAGATGCTCGTCGGCGAGGATTTCCTGCGCCTGCTCGGTTTCGCCAAGGCCGAGGAACGCGACTGGTTCCGCCTGCTCACCAGCGTCCAGGGCGTCGGCGCAAAGGTCGCGCTCGCGATCCTCTCGGCGCTCGAAATCGGCGATTTGCAGCGCGCCCTCGCCAGCGGCGACAGCGCGATGATCGCGCGCGCGAATGGCGTCGGGCCGAAACTGGCACAACGGATCACGCACGAACTGAAGGACAAGGCCGGGGCGCTCGGCGGGATCGCGGGTTCGAATCCGTCCCGCTCCGCTACCACAGGCCCGCTCGGCGACGCCGTCACCGCCCTCACCGGTCTCGGCTTCAAACCCGGCGAAGCGAGCTCGGCGGTTGCGGCTGCCAACGAGGAATTGGGCGCGGGCGCGAGCCTCGACGCGCTGGTTCGCGTTGCGCTCAAGAAGGCGGCAAAATGA
- a CDS encoding GFA family protein, with the protein MTDLIRHASCRCGQVRITCTGEPIRVSVCHCRECKARSGSAFAAQVRFPEEQVRIEGEANAKVWQYTGDSGNMADFFFCDTCGSGVWYRARPYHDAYAVPLGNFEPGHGFVPDYSVYEERKEPWVSVIGDAIEHYD; encoded by the coding sequence ATGACTGATTTGATACGCCACGCCTCCTGTCGCTGCGGCCAGGTCCGCATTACCTGCACTGGTGAGCCGATCCGCGTGTCGGTCTGCCATTGCCGCGAGTGCAAGGCGCGGAGTGGGAGCGCCTTTGCCGCGCAGGTTCGCTTTCCGGAGGAGCAGGTCCGCATCGAGGGCGAGGCGAACGCGAAGGTGTGGCAATATACCGGCGACAGCGGCAACATGGCCGACTTCTTCTTCTGCGACACCTGCGGTTCGGGTGTCTGGTATCGGGCGCGGCCCTATCATGATGCTTATGCGGTGCCGCTCGGCAATTTCGAGCCCGGTCACGGCTTCGTGCCCGACTATTCGGTGTATGAAGAGCGGAAGGAGCCTTGGGTTTCGGTCATCGGCGATGCAATAGAGCATTATGACTGA